In one Pygocentrus nattereri isolate fPygNat1 chromosome 21, fPygNat1.pri, whole genome shotgun sequence genomic region, the following are encoded:
- the LOC108443904 gene encoding uncharacterized protein LOC108443904 — MDAKPEPGPEPEPGTSSSFLTPLTKDSKFLRFFKKTAEELVRWIGSECHPRFPVCFLYEHLVDRLMEQVKMLAWIDITFEASDARLFPDEVDAVSYIFSEVHEDLLNKPWRMEVSCFNEGFLCYLTYAVMDAFINYTLSCCTAASTSSDSDLDEGSQGEPEMQEVCSTVLGQQSPSECEELIRELGGSSDSADLSHDECSETLTGFQTYRDSEVENPEGLEVPACANGTTGSNTTGTKWKKLRSRISSFVRRVFLFGCVPCRRVVPR, encoded by the exons ATGGACGCCAAACCCGAACCCGGACCTGAACCCGAACCAGGAACG TCTTCCAGCTTTCTGACTCCACTGACTAAAGACTCCAAGTTCCTCAGATTCTTCAAGAAGACGGCTGAGGAGCTGGTCAGATGGATTGGGTCTGAATGTCATCCTCGATTCCCTGTGTGCTTCCTTTACGAGCATCTGGTGGATCGTTTGATGGAACAAGTTAAGATGCTGGCCTGGATAGACATTACCTTTGAGGCATCTGATGCGCGGCTCTTCCCTGATGAGGTCGATGCCGTGTCTTATATTTTCAGCGAAGTGCATGAAGACCTCTTGAACAAGCCCTGGAGAATGGAAGTATCTTGTTTCAACGAGGGATTCCTCTGTTACCTCACCTACGCTGTCATGGACGCTTTCATTAATTACACATTGTCCTGCTGTACAGCAGCAAGTACGTCCTCAGACAGTGACCTTGATGAAGGATCACAGGGGGAGCCTGAGATGCAGGAGGTCTGTAGCACCGTCCTCGGTCAGCAGAGTCCATCAGAGTGCGAGGAACTGATCCGAGAACTTGGTGGATCTTCCGATTCGGCTGACCTGAGTCATGACGAGTGCTCTGAGACCCTCACCGGCTTCCAAACTTACAGGGACTCAGAGGTGGAGAATCCTGAAGGCCTGGAGGTTCCTGCCTGCGCTAACG GTACTACAGGTTCCAACACAACCGGAACAAAGTGGAAGAAGCTCCGTTCTCGTATCTCCAGCTTCGTGAGACGAGTCTTCCTCTTCGGATGCGTCCCATGTAGGCGCGTGGTACCACGCtga
- the LOC108443905 gene encoding uncharacterized protein LOC108443905 has product MDAKPEPGPEPEPEPGTSSSFLAPLTKDSKFLRFFKKTAEELVRWIGSECHPRFPVCFLYEHLVDRLMEQVKMLAWIDITFEASDARLFPDEVDAVSYIFSEVHEDLLNKPWRMEVSCFNEGFLCYLTYAVMDAFINYTLSCCTAASTSSDSDLDEGSQGEPEMQEVCSTVLGQRSPSECEELIRELGGSSDSADLSHDECSETLTGFQTYRDSEVENPEGLEVPACANGTTGSNTTGTKWKKLRSRISSFVRRVFLFGCVPFFQLSASNQKQETTNSAHER; this is encoded by the exons ATGGACGCCAAACCCGAACCCGGACCTGAACCCGAACCCGAACCAGGAACG TCTTCCAGCTTTCTGGCTCCACTGACTAAAGACTCCAAGTTCCTCAGATTCTTCAAGAAGACGGCTGAGGAGCTGGTCAGATGGATTGGGTCTGAATGTCATCCTCGATTCCCTGTGTGCTTCCTTTACGAGCATCTGGTGGATCGTTTGATGGAACAAGTTAAGATGCTGGCCTGGATAGACATTACCTTTGAGGCATCTGATGCGCGGCTCTTCCCTGATGAGGTCGATGCCGTGTCTTATATTTTCAGCGAAGTGCATGAAGACCTCTTGAACAAGCCCTGGAGAATGGAAGTATCTTGTTTCAACGAGGGATTCCTCTGTTACCTCACCTACGCTGTCATGGACGCTTTCATTAATTACACATTGTCCTGCTGTACAGCAGCAAGTACGTCCTCAGACAGTGACCTTGATGAAGGATCACAGGGGGAGCCTGAGATGCAGGAGGTCTGTAGCACCGTCCTCGGTCAGCGGAGTCCATCAGAGTGCGAGGAACTGATCCGAGAACTTGGTGGATCTTCCGATTCGGCTGACCTGAGTCATGACGAGTGCTCTGAGACCCTCACCGGCTTCCAAACTTACAGGGACTCAGAGGTGGAGAATCCTGAAGGCCTGGAGGTTCCTGCCTGCGCTAACG GTACTACAGGTTCCAACACAACCGGAACAAAGTGGAAGAAGCTCCGTTCTCGTATCTCCAGCTTCGTGAGACGAGTCTTCCTCTTCGGATGCGTCCCAT TCTTTCAGCTTTCTGCCTCCAATCAAAAGCAGGAAACCACCAATTCAGCCCATGAAAG ATAA